From the Plectropomus leopardus isolate mb chromosome 18, YSFRI_Pleo_2.0, whole genome shotgun sequence genome, one window contains:
- the sf3a3 gene encoding splicing factor 3A subunit 3, giving the protein METILEQQRRYHEEKERLMDAKTKEMLHKKSTLREQINSDHRTRAMLDRYMEVSANLRDSYEDKDGMRKDELAAISGPNEFAEFYNRLKQIKEFHRKHPNEISIPMSAEFEELMKARDNPSEEAQNLVEFTDEEGYGRYLDLHDCYLKYINLKGAEKLEYITYLSSFDQLFDIPKDRKNAEYKKYLEMLLEYLQDYTDRVKPLLDQNELYGKVLTDFEKKWENGTFPGWPKETSSALTHAGAHLDLSAFSSWEELASLGLDRLKSALMALGLKCGGTLEERAQRLFSTKGKSLESLDPSLFAKNPKAKGPKKDTERNKEIGFLEAQVYEYVEILGEQRQLTHENVQRKQARTGEEREEEEEEQLSESESEDEDNEIIYNPKNLPLGWDGKPIPYWLYKLHGLNINYNCEICGNYTYRGPKAFQRHFAEWRHAHGMRCLGIPNTAHFANVTQIEDAVSLWAKLKSQKASERWQPDTEEEYEDSSGNVVNKKTYEDLKRQGLL; this is encoded by the exons ATGGAGACAATTTTAGAGCAACAGCGTCGCTATCACGAGGAGAAAGAGAGGCTAATGGATGCTAAAACTAAGGAAATGTTACACAAGAAGTCTACG ctgCGGGAACAGATTAACTCCGACCATCGGACAAGAGCAATGCTGGAT AGATATATGGAAGTGAGCGCAAATCTCAGGGACTCCTACGAAGACAAAGATGG AATGAGAAAGGATGAACTTGCTGCGATCTCAGGACCAAATGAGTTTGCTGAGTTCTACAACAGACTGAAACAGATCAAGGAGTTTCACAGAAAGCACCCAAATGAG ATTTCCATCCCCATGTCTGCAGAGTTTGAGGAGCTGATGAAGGCCAGAGACAACCCCAGCGAGGAGGCTCAGA ACCTGGTGGAGTTCACAGATGAGGAAGGATACGGCCGCTACCTCGACCTCCACGACTGCTACCTGAAATACATCAACCTGAAGGGAGCTGAG AAACTGGAGTATATCACTTACCTGTCTTCATTCGACCAGCTTTTTGACATCCCCAAGGACAGGAAGAACGCTGAATACAAGAA gtattTGGAGATGCTGCTGGAGTATCTGCAGGACTACACAGACCGGGTCAAACCTCTGCTGGACCAAAACGAGCTCTACGGTAAAGTCCTGACAGACTTTGAAAAGAAATGGGAGAACGGGACCTTTCCAGGCTGGCCG aaaGAGACAAGTAGTGCTTTGACACATGCTGGAGCTCATCTGGACCTCTCTGCCTTTTCTTCTTGGGAG GAGTTGGCCTCTTTGGGTCTGGACAGATTGAAGTCTGCCCTCATGGCACTGGGACTGAAATGTGGAGG GACACTGGAGGAGAGAGCTCAGAGGCTCTTCAGCACGAAAGGAAAATCTCTGGAGTCACTGGACCCGTCGCTGTTCGCCAAGAATCCCAAAGCCAAAGGCCCTAAAAA agacacagaaaggaACAAGGAAATTGGCTTCCTGGAGGCTCAAGTCTATGAATATGTGGAGATCCTCGGG GAGCAGAGGCAGCTGACTCACGAGAACGTCCAGAGGAAACAGGCTAGGACCGGAGAAGAGcgcgaggaagaggaggaggagcagctcaGCGAGAGCGAGAGCGAAGACGAAGACAACGAGATCATTTACAACCCCAAGAACCTGCCACTGGGCTGGGACGGCAAG CCAATTCCTTACTGGCTCTATAAACTCCACGGGCTGAACATCAACTACAACTGTGAGATCTGTGGAAACTACACGTACAGGGGACCCAAAGCCTTTCAGAGGCACTTTGCG GAATGGAGGCACGCTCACGGTATGCGCTGTCTGGGAATCCCCAACACTGCCCACTTCGCCAACGTCACACAGATTGAGGACGCCGTCTCCT tgtgggCAAAGCTGAAGTCCCAGAAAGCATCGGAGCGATGGCAGCCGGACACAGAG GAAGAGTACGAGGACTCGAGTGGCAACGTGGTCAACAAGAAGACCTATGAGGATCTGAAGAGACAAGGCTTGCTGTAG